One Callospermophilus lateralis isolate mCalLat2 unplaced genomic scaffold, mCalLat2.hap1 Scaffold_10767, whole genome shotgun sequence genomic window carries:
- the LOC143387916 gene encoding olfactory receptor 2L13-like, with the protein MEKWNQTSKDFMLLGLLPPNQTGLLLLFLIIFAFVLALMGNSGITALIFLDPRLHTPMYFLLSQLSLMDLMYISSIVPKMAYNFLSGQRSISFLGCGVQMFFFITIACSEGLLLASMAYDRFVAICHPLHYPVRMSKRKCLKMITGTWILGSIHSLAYTTYTLHLPYCRSRAINHFFCEVPSMMPLVCMDTWIFEYIRFLSTGLFLLLPFLGITASYGRVLFAVFHMRSKEGRRKAFTTCSTHLTMVTFYYAPFVYTYLRPKNVRSPTEDKNLAVFYTILTPMLNPIVYSLRNKEVLGAMRRVWGMLSSRKK; encoded by the coding sequence ATGGAGAAATGGAACCAAACTTCAAAGGATTTTATGTTGTTGGGGCTATTACCCCCAAACCAAACTGGCCTTCTTCTTTTGTTCCTTATTATATTTGCATTTGTTCTTGCCTTGATGGGGAACTCCGGAATAACTGCCCTCATCTTCTTGGACCCCAGgctccacacccccatgtactttcTCCTCAGCCAGCTCTCCCTCATGGACCTGATGTACATCTCCTCCATTGTCCCTAAGATGGCATACAACTTCCTCTCTGGCCAGAGGAGCATCTCTTTCCTGGGCTGTGGTGTGCAAATGTTCTTCTTTATAACCATTGCCTGTTCTGAAGGCTTACTCCTGGCCTCTATGGCCTATGACCGCTTTGTGGCCATCTGCCACCCCCTCCACTATCCTGTCCGCATGAGTAAAAGAAAGTGTTTGAAGATGATCACAGGAACCTGGATACTGGGGTCCATTCACTCTCTGGCATATACCACCTATACCCTTCATCTTCCTTATTGCAGGTCTAGGGCCATCAATCATTTCTTCTGTGAGGTCCCATCCATGATGCCTCTGGTCTGTATGGACACCTGGATCTTTGAGTACATTCGGTTTTTAAGTACAGGCCTatttctcctccttcctttccttggCATCACGGCCTCCTATGGACGGGTCCTTTTTGCTGTCTTCCACATGCGCTCAaaagagggaagaagaaaggCCTTCACCACCTGCTCCACACATTTAACCATGGTGACATTTTACTATGCTCCTTTTGTCTACACTTATCTCCGGCCCAAGAATGTCCGCTCACCAACAGAAGATAAGAACCTGGCTGTCTTCTACACCATCCTCACCCCCATGCTCAATCCCATTgtctaca